In one window of Rhinopithecus roxellana isolate Shanxi Qingling chromosome 15, ASM756505v1, whole genome shotgun sequence DNA:
- the LOC104678284 gene encoding olfactory receptor 52W1 has product MAETLQLNSTFLRPTFFILTGFPGLESAQTWLTSVFGPIYLLALLGNGALLAVVWIDSTLHQPMFLLLAMPAATDLGLATSIAPGLLAVLWLGPRSVPYAVCLVQMFFVHALTAMESGVLLAMAGDHAVAIGRPLHYPVLVTKAHVGYAALALALKAVAIVVPFPLLVAKFEHFQAKTIGHTYCAHMAVVELVVGNTRVNNLYGLALSLAISSMDILGITGSYGLIAHAVLQLPTQEACAKAFGTCSSHICVILALYIPGLFSYLTHCFAHHTVPKPVHILLSNIYLLLPPALNLLLYGAHTKQIRNQLLDTFTFRKSPL; this is encoded by the coding sequence atggcagaaactctccaactCAATTCCACCTTCCTACGCCCAACCTTCTTCATACTGACTGGCTTTCCAGGGCTAGAAAGTGCCCAGACTTGGCTGACATCGGTCTTTGGGCCCATTTATCTGCTGGCCCTGCTGGGCAATGGAGCACTGTTGGCAGTGGTGTGGATAGACTCCACACTGCACCAGCCCATGTTTCTACTCTTGGCCATGCCAGCAGCCACAGACCTAGGCTTAGCCACATCTATAGCCCCAGGGTTGCTGGCTGTGCTGTGGCTTGGGCCCCGATCTGTGCCATATGCTGTGTGCCTGGTCCAGATGTTCTTTGTACATGCACTGACTGCCATGGAATCAGGTGTGCTTTTGGCCATGGCCGGTGATCATGCTGTGGCAATAGGGCGTCCACTGCACTACCCTGTCCTGGTCACCAAAGCCCATGTGGGTTATGCAGCCTTGGCACTGGCACTGAAAGCTGTGGCTATTGTTGTACCTTTCCCACTGCTGGTGGCAAAGTTTGAGCACTTCCAAGCCAAGACCATAGGCCATACCTATTGTGCACACATGGCGGTGGTAGAACTGGTGGTGGGTAACACACGGGTCAACAATTTATATGGTCTGGCACTTTCACTGGCCATCTCAAGTATGGATATTCTGGGTATCACTGGCTCCTACGGACTCATTGCCCATGCTGTGCTGCAGCTGCCTACCCAGGAGGCCTGTGCGAAGGCCTTTGGTACATGTAGTTCTCACATCTGTGTCATTCTGGCCTTATACATACCTGGTCTCTTCTCCTACCTCACACACTGCTTTGCTCATCACACTGTCCCAAAGCCTGTGCACATCCTTCTCTCCAACATCTACTTGCTGCTGCCACCTGCCCTCAACCTCCTCCTCTACGGGGCCCACACCAAGCAGATCAGGAACCAACTCCTGGACACCTTCACATTCAGAAAAAGCCCGTTGTAA